The genome window CAGTGACCTTGCCCGCATCTTGCAGCACTTCACGGTCAGTCGCTTCAATAAACCGATTCAGTCGTGTCTCCCAGTCTTGCATCGTCATCGGGATTTCACGTAATGCCATATCTTCAGCCACGTCCAAATAGGCGGATACTAAGCGCTGTAGCTGTGCCATTTCAGCGGAATCTAGGTAATTCTTGGCGACACTGACATCAAATTTTTGAATTTTTCCGCTTGGGGCATCTTTCCAGGTGGTCAGTCCCATGTGCGCTTGCTTGTGGTCGGCTCGATCTACGATCACTTCTGCCGCCGTCTGCCCATGGATTGCCCAGTGCAGTTTGTTTTGCACCGTGGCATAGAAACGCTGCGTCGCGTGAGCACGGGCATCGTAATCAATGGCAGTCGCATAAATGTCGGTGATCTTTTGGTAGAACTTACGCTTGCTTAGGCGGATTTCTCGAATTCGCTGCAATTGTTCTTCGAAATACTTTTTACCGAGAATGGAGCCGTCATTTTTCAGGCGCTCATCATCCATTGCGAAACCCTTGATGGTGAATTCTTGAATGATTGAGGTTGCCCATTTACGAAACTGCACAGCACGCTCCGAGTTGACCTTATAGCCCACGGCGATGATCCCGGAGAGTAGGTAGTGCTTGGTGTTGTAGTTTTTGCCATCGTCGGCAGTTATCCGAAAATTTCGGATAACTGAATCTTCTTCCAACTCACTGTCGCTGAAGATCTTCTTTAGGTGGTAGTTGATGGTGCGGACATCTACATTATACAGAACGGCCATCATCTTTTGTGTCAGCCAGACATTTTTATCGGCATATATAGCCTCAACGCCGCCTTGGCCGCTTGCTGCGATAAAGGTCAAGTATTCCGCCGTCGATGATCGCTGAATCGACACTTTCTTTGTGTTCAGTTTACTTGTTTTCTTTTTGGCAGTCATGGTATTCCG of Lentimonas sp. CC4 contains these proteins:
- a CDS encoding virulence RhuM family protein, with amino-acid sequence MTAKKKTSKLNTKKVSIQRSSTAEYLTFIAASGQGGVEAIYADKNVWLTQKMMAVLYNVDVRTINYHLKKIFSDSELEEDSVIRNFRITADDGKNYNTKHYLLSGIIAVGYKVNSERAVQFRKWATSIIQEFTIKGFAMDDERLKNDGSILGKKYFEEQLQRIREIRLSKRKFYQKITDIYATAIDYDARAHATQRFYATVQNKLHWAIHGQTAAEVIVDRADHKQAHMGLTTWKDAPSGKIQKFDVSVAKNYLDSAEMAQLQRLVSAYLDVAEDMALREIPMTMQDWETRLNRFIEATDREVLQDAGKVTAEIARAHAESEFEQYRIVQDRLFESDFDRSLNNSESDLGTDGGSAE